In Prochlorococcus marinus str. MIT 1214, one DNA window encodes the following:
- a CDS encoding TldD/PmbA family protein, with the protein MEELLSLGKSAGADLVEIFLEKSDNISLLAEQDDISNVSPSFGIGAGIRVFAGTKDGFVSTNDLSKEGLLFALNQALGMLGLVIGSNNNCKFDGLGYLKDYGAKKNEWLDSSPNLNESTIKLLEATRSLSVKNKNLQVRRASYSRNWQEVLVAATDGVFARDIRLHQTVGLNVIAQKDHHRSTSARRYGSSGNPDDLRNWDIEKSSLELNESAQKMLYAEYVEAGQMPVVLANKFGGVIFHEACGHLLETTQLERGTSPFHDSIDKQIAHKAVSAVDEGISNHAFGSLSMDDEGMEPEKTLLIENGILKKFLSDRAGYLRTGHPRTGSGRRQNFSFAAASRMRNTYIKPGNFSPEELIKSVDKGLYCKSMGGGSVGPTGQFNFSVEEGYLIKNGELDKPVKGATLIGEAKEILPRISMCANDLDLAAGFCGSVSGSVNVTVGQPHIKVDSITVGGR; encoded by the coding sequence ATTGAAGAGTTATTATCGCTAGGTAAATCTGCTGGTGCAGATCTAGTTGAGATATTTCTTGAAAAGTCAGATAATATTTCACTTCTAGCCGAACAAGATGACATATCAAATGTAAGCCCATCATTTGGTATTGGTGCCGGTATAAGAGTATTTGCTGGAACAAAAGATGGTTTTGTTAGCACTAATGATTTATCCAAAGAAGGTCTTCTATTTGCTCTTAACCAAGCTTTAGGAATGCTAGGCCTGGTTATAGGCTCAAATAATAATTGCAAATTTGATGGATTAGGGTACTTAAAAGACTATGGAGCTAAAAAGAATGAGTGGTTAGATTCTTCCCCTAATCTAAATGAATCAACTATTAAATTATTAGAAGCTACTAGATCACTATCAGTTAAAAATAAAAACCTTCAAGTTAGAAGAGCAAGTTATTCAAGAAATTGGCAAGAAGTTTTAGTTGCTGCCACCGATGGAGTTTTTGCCAGAGACATTCGCCTTCATCAAACAGTAGGTTTAAACGTTATTGCTCAAAAAGATCACCACAGATCAACTTCAGCCAGAAGATATGGAAGTTCAGGCAATCCAGACGACCTTAGAAATTGGGATATTGAAAAAAGTTCGCTCGAATTGAATGAAAGTGCACAGAAAATGTTGTATGCAGAATATGTTGAAGCAGGTCAAATGCCTGTTGTACTCGCTAATAAATTTGGAGGAGTGATATTTCATGAAGCTTGTGGTCATCTTCTAGAGACAACTCAATTAGAAAGAGGGACATCACCTTTTCATGATTCTATAGACAAACAAATTGCTCACAAGGCTGTTAGTGCTGTAGATGAAGGTATTTCAAACCATGCTTTTGGTTCCCTTTCGATGGATGACGAAGGAATGGAACCTGAAAAGACTTTACTAATCGAAAATGGTATTTTGAAAAAATTTCTTTCTGATAGAGCTGGCTATTTAAGAACAGGTCATCCAAGAACTGGAAGCGGAAGGAGGCAAAATTTCTCATTTGCTGCGGCAAGTCGAATGAGAAATACATACATTAAACCTGGTAATTTCTCACCAGAAGAGTTAATAAAAAGTGTTGACAAAGGTCTTTATTGTAAATCGATGGGTGGAGGTAGTGTTGGACCAACAGGTCAATTTAATTTTTCAGTTGAGGAAGGCTATTTGATAAAGAATGGAGAACTTGATAAACCAGTCAAGGGGGCCACATTAATAGGAGAAGCAAAAGAAATTCTACCCAGAATCTCTATGTGTGCTAATGATTTAGATCTTGCAGCTGGTTTTTGTGGATCTGTCAGTGGAAGTGTAAATGTCACTGTAGGTCAACCCCATATAAAAGTTGACTCAATTACTGTAGGAGGAAGGTAA